In one window of Silvanigrella paludirubra DNA:
- a CDS encoding DUF4105 domain-containing protein: protein MIIKNIINYFLYIILFFNCIFQSKKLYGESLSYIDNLIFEAQSKKLWDKRAWIKLLLIPDHFFYNNKRSLISDKSYFLALDGKYNPENELISTLKAFNEPLVINSSMHPQCKYAARFYWLVKELKIDPSKMTFQSCPEYNKFINYLNYEDVSLVFSNYVADGPGTLFGHTFLRLHRNSYSNGDSVLQDDIVNFSAFVPQEKEFLYPIKGLAGGYKGRFSLVPYYQKIQEYNNYESRDLWEYRLNLSKDEIRLLERVLWEVGWFYIDYYYLDHNCAYIMLSILEAVKPDLELTGKLWLYAIPSDTIRIVNRVPKFIKSIHYRPSVLSRYKERMSVLNQNETKIVSNIISNDETVLIKSLSNECDKYCKARTIDSALEYIDYKEKLVGSNNPIEFQNLRNQLLIARSQDGVKSDPLLYSPKSNAPHLGHDSGLVSLNLGSSINGDIYSDLRWRPALHDIEANEQGYSNGLGVGFLDTILRVDYKNKQINLKNFHLLEITSLPEQVPNIQFLAWHFDIGYEYGFGFGDASTQGREYLKMGFGSALFGFENKALLFAIIQGDFGYSSDFGAHIGPTLSIGGLAKLSPYFKLILQSDFSKRYNYERNIDSMEHSLILNYYIAQNFETQIGYVNKNGTNEISLGLRIYY from the coding sequence ATGATCATAAAAAATATTATAAATTATTTTTTATATATTATTTTATTTTTTAATTGTATTTTTCAGTCTAAAAAACTCTATGGTGAGTCCTTAAGCTATATAGATAATTTAATTTTTGAGGCTCAATCTAAAAAACTTTGGGACAAAAGAGCTTGGATAAAGTTATTGCTTATACCTGATCATTTTTTTTATAATAATAAACGAAGTTTAATAAGTGATAAGTCTTATTTTTTAGCCCTAGATGGAAAATATAATCCTGAAAATGAACTTATTTCAACTCTTAAAGCATTTAATGAGCCTTTAGTTATTAATAGTTCTATGCATCCTCAGTGTAAATATGCTGCTCGTTTTTACTGGCTTGTTAAAGAACTTAAAATTGATCCTAGTAAAATGACATTTCAGTCATGTCCAGAATATAATAAATTTATTAATTATTTAAATTATGAAGATGTTTCACTTGTTTTTTCTAATTATGTTGCAGATGGTCCTGGAACTTTATTTGGACATACTTTCTTAAGGCTTCATAGAAATTCCTATTCAAATGGTGATTCTGTTCTTCAGGATGATATTGTAAATTTTTCAGCTTTTGTTCCTCAAGAAAAAGAATTTTTATATCCAATTAAAGGTTTAGCTGGTGGATATAAAGGAAGATTTTCTCTTGTTCCTTATTATCAAAAAATACAAGAATATAATAATTATGAAAGTAGAGATTTATGGGAATACAGATTAAATTTATCGAAAGATGAAATACGTTTACTTGAAAGGGTGTTATGGGAAGTTGGTTGGTTCTATATTGATTATTATTACTTAGATCATAATTGTGCTTATATTATGCTTTCTATACTTGAAGCTGTTAAACCTGATTTAGAATTAACTGGTAAGCTTTGGTTGTATGCCATTCCTTCTGATACAATTCGAATAGTAAATCGTGTTCCAAAATTCATAAAAAGTATTCATTATAGACCATCTGTTTTGTCACGTTACAAAGAAAGAATGTCTGTTTTAAATCAAAATGAAACAAAGATTGTAAGTAATATAATTTCTAATGATGAAACAGTACTAATTAAATCATTATCAAATGAATGTGATAAATATTGTAAAGCACGAACAATTGATTCTGCTCTTGAATATATAGACTATAAAGAAAAACTTGTCGGTTCAAATAATCCTATTGAGTTTCAAAATTTAAGAAATCAATTGCTAATTGCAAGATCGCAAGATGGGGTTAAATCAGATCCCTTATTATATTCACCAAAATCAAATGCCCCTCATTTAGGACATGATTCTGGTCTTGTTTCTTTAAATCTTGGTTCCTCAATTAATGGAGATATTTATTCAGATTTAAGATGGCGACCCGCATTACATGATATCGAAGCAAATGAACAAGGCTATAGCAATGGATTGGGCGTAGGTTTTTTAGATACAATTCTTCGAGTAGATTATAAAAATAAACAGATTAATTTAAAAAATTTTCATTTATTAGAAATTACATCTTTGCCAGAACAAGTTCCAAATATTCAATTTCTCGCCTGGCATTTTGATATTGGATATGAATATGGATTTGGATTTGGAGATGCTTCAACTCAAGGAAGAGAATATTTAAAAATGGGTTTTGGTTCAGCACTTTTTGGTTTTGAAAATAAAGCTTTATTGTTTGCTATTATTCAAGGAGATTTTGGATATTCTTCTGATTTTGGTGCGCATATAGGCCCAACGCTTTCTATTGGTGGTCTTGCAAAACTTTCACCATATTTTAAATTAATTTTACAATCCGATTTTTCTAAAAGATATAACTATGAAAGAAATATTGATTCTATGGAACATTCTTTAATTTTAAATTATTATATTGCTCAGAATTTTGAAACTCAAATAGGGTATGTAAATAAAAATGGAACAAATGAAATTTCATTAGGATTACGGATTTATTATTAA
- a CDS encoding ABC transporter permease, which produces MEWINLLSSISGATIRMSAPLIFAALGGLFSERSGIINIALEGKMLAGAFTAAAVTTLTHSPLLGFLAGGIAGMVMAAIYGLFVINFKSNQIVTGTAITILAAGCVPFASQILFQNTGSTPEIAMNHRFIHEPIIAVWIIMALVWLWFKYSPYGLWHKFAGEHPDALQTSGIDVINTRWSGVLLSGFLAGLGGATLSICLSSSYTRNMTAGRGYMALAALIVGGWRPIAVALACLAFGFFDALGITLQGIQIPKPNFDIPILSQIWNFVVSPQFIQIIPYLLTIIIVAGFVGKSRPPKALGQPYLRNR; this is translated from the coding sequence ATGGAATGGATCAACCTCTTATCTTCAATTAGCGGCGCTACCATTCGTATGTCTGCTCCACTTATATTTGCTGCTCTTGGTGGTTTATTTAGTGAGCGAAGTGGAATTATTAATATTGCCTTAGAAGGTAAAATGCTTGCAGGTGCATTTACCGCTGCAGCTGTAACTACATTAACGCATTCTCCTTTATTAGGATTTCTTGCCGGTGGAATTGCTGGAATGGTAATGGCTGCAATTTATGGTTTATTTGTTATTAATTTCAAATCAAATCAGATTGTAACTGGAACAGCTATTACAATTTTAGCTGCAGGTTGTGTGCCATTTGCTTCACAAATTTTATTTCAAAACACAGGTTCAACGCCAGAAATTGCAATGAATCACCGATTTATCCATGAACCAATTATTGCTGTTTGGATAATAATGGCTCTAGTTTGGCTTTGGTTTAAATACTCTCCATATGGACTTTGGCATAAATTTGCTGGAGAGCACCCCGATGCACTTCAAACTTCTGGAATTGATGTAATCAATACAAGATGGAGCGGTGTGTTACTTTCTGGATTTTTAGCAGGTTTAGGTGGTGCAACTTTATCAATTTGTCTATCAAGTAGTTATACAAGAAACATGACCGCAGGACGTGGTTATATGGCGTTAGCTGCATTAATTGTTGGCGGATGGCGACCAATAGCCGTTGCTCTTGCTTGTCTTGCTTTTGGCTTTTTTGATGCTCTTGGAATTACCTTACAAGGAATACAAATTCCAAAACCTAACTTTGATATTCCTATTTTATCTCAAATATGGAATTTTGTTGTTTCACCACAATTTATTCAAATTATTCCTTATTTACTCACAATAATTATTGTTGCTGGTTTTGTTGGAAAAAGTAGACCACCGAAAGCCTTAGGTCAGCCTTATTTAAGAAACAGATAA
- a CDS encoding ABC transporter ATP-binding protein: MKTINQLKEQSPAIEFRNVTKSFGNVIANNQITFSVEKGTIQALVGENGAGKSTAMKILFGLYKEDSGEILVNGKPQHWVSPKDAIKNGIGMVHQHFMLAETATGLDNIILGDEEHTLKLPFIPIPFNIIDRKKAKKEIEDLAKKYGLNVPLNVKISKLPVGMQQRIEILKLLYRNADILILDEPTAVLTPLEVDELFENLKKLKNEGKTIIIVTHKLREVLNLTDNIVVFRTGKVVGEIKTSEATEEKIASMMVGRNVNLRPDIPCGKNIKNTVLELSNVTLKDYLTKDSKRNLLNNISINIKGGEIVGIAGVEGNGQSELLDLIFHPQIYFGKKPSANNFASGKIHLLGRDVTYKKSSQMQDLIVGFIPEDRHKNGLLLNMSAEENYILGRHWEKKFRFGILQKIKEIQKTVKSEMEKYDVRPKNSKLNASGFSGGNQQKIIIAREFGKEPEFIVAANPTRGVDIGAIEYIHQQIVLERDKGVGVLLVSSELDEIITLSDRILVMYGGSIVAEFKRNEADEHLLGLAMCGGLSKENGRNS; this comes from the coding sequence ATGAAAACAATAAATCAATTAAAGGAACAATCACCCGCCATAGAATTTCGAAATGTAACAAAATCATTTGGAAATGTTATTGCTAATAATCAAATTACTTTTTCCGTGGAAAAAGGTACAATTCAAGCTCTTGTTGGTGAAAATGGTGCCGGCAAATCAACTGCTATGAAAATTTTATTTGGATTATATAAAGAAGATAGCGGTGAAATTTTAGTAAATGGCAAACCTCAGCATTGGGTTTCTCCAAAAGACGCCATTAAAAATGGAATTGGAATGGTTCATCAGCACTTTATGTTGGCAGAAACAGCTACAGGTCTTGATAATATCATCTTAGGTGATGAAGAACATACTTTAAAACTCCCTTTTATACCAATTCCTTTTAATATTATTGATAGAAAAAAAGCTAAAAAAGAAATTGAAGATCTTGCTAAAAAATATGGATTAAATGTTCCTTTAAATGTAAAAATTTCAAAACTACCAGTTGGTATGCAACAACGAATTGAAATATTAAAGCTACTTTATAGAAATGCTGATATTTTAATTCTTGATGAACCAACAGCAGTATTAACTCCATTAGAAGTTGATGAACTATTTGAAAATTTAAAAAAATTAAAAAATGAAGGTAAAACTATAATCATAGTTACCCATAAATTAAGAGAAGTATTAAATTTAACAGATAATATTGTTGTATTTCGAACTGGAAAAGTTGTTGGTGAAATTAAAACCTCAGAAGCCACTGAAGAAAAAATTGCTTCTATGATGGTCGGAAGAAATGTAAATTTAAGACCTGATATTCCTTGTGGAAAAAACATTAAAAATACTGTTCTTGAATTATCAAATGTTACTTTAAAGGATTATTTAACCAAAGATTCTAAAAGAAATTTACTAAATAATATTTCTATTAATATTAAAGGCGGAGAAATTGTTGGAATAGCTGGAGTTGAAGGAAATGGACAATCTGAACTTCTCGATTTAATTTTCCATCCTCAAATATATTTTGGCAAGAAACCATCAGCAAATAATTTTGCTTCAGGCAAAATACATTTACTAGGAAGAGATGTTACCTATAAAAAAAGCTCACAAATGCAAGACTTAATTGTAGGCTTTATTCCAGAAGATCGTCACAAAAATGGTTTGCTTTTAAATATGTCTGCCGAAGAAAATTATATTTTGGGAAGACATTGGGAGAAAAAATTCCGATTTGGAATATTACAAAAAATTAAAGAAATCCAAAAAACTGTAAAAAGTGAAATGGAAAAATATGATGTTAGACCAAAAAACTCTAAATTAAATGCTTCTGGATTCTCTGGCGGAAATCAACAAAAAATAATTATTGCAAGAGAATTTGGAAAAGAGCCTGAATTCATTGTTGCCGCAAACCCTACTCGTGGAGTTGATATTGGTGCAATTGAATATATTCATCAACAAATTGTTTTAGAAAGAGACAAGGGTGTTGGAGTTTTACTTGTTTCATCTGAGTTAGACGAAATTATAACTTTATCAGATAGAATTTTAGTTATGTACGGCGGAAGTATTGTTGCTGAATTTAAGAGAAATGAAGCTGATGAACATTTATTAGGATTGGCTATGTGTGGTGGATTATCTAAAGAAAATGGGAGAAATTCATAA
- a CDS encoding ABC transporter permease has product MKILRPIIATIIALILGLLVTCIAGENPINVFVIFAKSGFGTPYDFGMTLTYSMPLILTGLSVAMAFKAKMFNIGAEGQLTMGALAAASVGALFPNVPTIFAAIFAGLCAAFAGGLWGGIAGYLKAKRGAHEVIITIMLNFIAAGIASYVTVYLLKDPNTQNPQTVPISKNYVIEAYHFFQGAPVTSAIFLSVIVAILSWVFLYRTPLGYEIRSVGENESASSTAGISISRTQILTMFIAGALAGLVGVGEILGRSECFKLDFSPGYGFTGIAVAFLARGNPLAIIFSGLLFGALQKGASDLEIFTHNVTSDLALVLQALIILAVSADGLWEKILSKKKAK; this is encoded by the coding sequence ATGAAAATTCTCCGTCCCATAATAGCAACAATTATTGCTTTAATTTTAGGTTTATTAGTTACCTGTATAGCTGGCGAAAATCCTATAAATGTTTTTGTTATATTTGCTAAATCAGGTTTTGGAACTCCATATGATTTTGGAATGACTTTAACATACAGCATGCCATTAATTTTAACTGGTTTATCTGTAGCAATGGCTTTTAAAGCCAAAATGTTTAATATTGGTGCTGAAGGTCAACTTACAATGGGTGCTTTAGCTGCCGCATCTGTTGGTGCTTTGTTTCCAAATGTTCCAACAATTTTTGCTGCTATTTTTGCAGGACTTTGTGCTGCTTTTGCTGGTGGACTTTGGGGTGGAATTGCGGGTTACCTTAAAGCAAAACGAGGAGCTCACGAAGTAATTATAACAATTATGCTCAATTTTATTGCAGCAGGAATTGCTAGTTATGTTACAGTTTATTTATTAAAAGATCCAAATACTCAAAATCCACAAACAGTTCCTATTTCTAAAAATTATGTCATTGAAGCTTATCACTTTTTCCAAGGAGCTCCTGTAACTTCTGCCATATTTTTATCTGTTATTGTTGCCATTTTATCATGGGTATTTTTATATAGAACTCCTTTGGGATATGAAATTAGAAGTGTGGGTGAAAATGAATCTGCATCTTCAACTGCAGGAATAAGCATTTCTAGAACACAAATTTTAACTATGTTTATAGCTGGTGCTCTTGCAGGTCTTGTTGGTGTTGGAGAAATATTAGGACGTTCAGAGTGCTTTAAACTTGATTTTTCTCCAGGATACGGTTTTACAGGTATTGCAGTTGCATTTTTAGCAAGAGGAAATCCATTAGCAATTATTTTCTCTGGACTTCTTTTTGGAGCTCTTCAAAAAGGTGCTAGTGATTTAGAAATTTTTACACACAATGTAACTTCTGATCTTGCACTTGTTCTTCAAGCATTAATTATTCTCGCGGTTTCAGCTGATGGACTCTGGGAAAAAATATTATCAAAAAAAAAGGCTAAATAG
- a CDS encoding cob(I)yrinic acid a,c-diamide adenosyltransferase: protein MRIVKVYTKTGDKGTTGLADGSRISKDDLRIESYGTVDELNSIIGICRQNILNIPSKEQKLLDTWLFAIQNDLFNLGADLATPLSSRWEKMIVINEFDIKQLEKIIDLCQNLLEPLHEFVLPGGTLLNSYLHLARTICRRSERLIVSLSKEKEINPQIIPYINRLSDLLFVLSRWVQKLVNIKEVTWDKNMGVRALNNLKD from the coding sequence ATGAGAATTGTTAAAGTATATACGAAAACAGGAGATAAAGGGACTACAGGGTTAGCAGACGGTAGCAGAATATCTAAAGATGATTTAAGGATAGAATCCTATGGAACTGTTGATGAACTAAATAGTATTATTGGAATTTGTAGACAAAATATACTTAATATTCCCAGTAAAGAACAAAAACTTCTTGATACCTGGCTCTTTGCAATTCAAAATGACTTATTTAATTTAGGTGCAGATTTAGCAACACCTTTATCTTCTCGCTGGGAAAAGATGATTGTAATTAATGAATTTGATATTAAACAGTTAGAAAAAATAATCGATCTATGTCAGAATTTATTAGAACCTCTTCATGAATTTGTTTTACCCGGTGGAACTTTATTAAATTCATATTTGCATTTAGCAAGAACCATTTGCAGAAGATCGGAACGATTAATTGTTTCGTTATCAAAAGAAAAAGAAATCAATCCTCAAATTATTCCTTATATAAACAGACTTTCAGACCTTTTATTTGTTCTTTCTCGCTGGGTCCAAAAACTTGTAAACATAAAAGAAGTTACTTGGGATAAAAACATGGGTGTTAGAGCTTTAAATAATTTAAAAGATTAA
- a CDS encoding alpha/beta hydrolase encodes MTKSIYFYLFIVINLVSGCNHLFYYPDSEVRVTPDKLNLKYDEISIKTEDNENLNGWFIYSKNKDPYATILHFHGNAENITTHFMYLSWLASYGYDIISFDYRGYGKSTGKPTRDGLFIDSKSVLNWLKDNSRTKDIFIFAQSLGGAVAVPAYVENPIQQVQAIILDSTFGSYRIISRQKLSSIWLTWPLQWPLSFLVSDNLSPIDYIKQVKIPTLFIHSTEDPVVPFESGSSLFKEAENPKEFWELNEKGHCSAMVIKDDIYRKKLLNYLCFHLTESKDKCEKNLNDNILSYVELFPKSFYDSK; translated from the coding sequence TTGACTAAAAGTATTTATTTTTATTTATTTATTGTTATTAATTTAGTTTCGGGTTGTAATCACCTTTTCTATTATCCTGATTCTGAAGTAAGGGTAACACCAGACAAATTAAACTTAAAATATGATGAAATATCTATTAAAACAGAAGATAATGAGAATTTAAATGGATGGTTTATTTATTCAAAAAATAAAGACCCGTATGCAACTATTTTACATTTTCATGGAAATGCTGAAAATATAACTACTCATTTCATGTATCTATCTTGGTTAGCAAGCTATGGTTATGATATTATTTCATTTGATTATCGTGGATACGGTAAATCAACAGGAAAGCCAACCCGAGATGGTTTATTTATAGATAGTAAATCTGTATTAAATTGGTTAAAAGATAATTCAAGAACAAAAGACATATTTATTTTTGCTCAAAGCCTAGGAGGAGCAGTTGCGGTTCCCGCTTATGTTGAAAACCCAATTCAGCAAGTGCAAGCAATTATTTTAGATAGTACATTTGGTTCATATAGAATAATCTCGAGACAAAAATTATCTAGTATTTGGCTTACCTGGCCTTTGCAATGGCCTCTTAGTTTTCTAGTTTCAGATAATTTAAGTCCCATTGACTATATAAAACAAGTTAAAATTCCTACATTATTTATTCATAGCACAGAAGATCCAGTTGTTCCCTTTGAATCAGGTTCTTCTTTGTTTAAAGAAGCTGAAAATCCTAAAGAGTTTTGGGAATTAAATGAAAAAGGGCATTGTTCTGCAATGGTAATAAAAGACGATATTTACAGAAAAAAATTATTAAATTATTTATGTTTTCATTTAACAGAATCGAAAGATAAATGCGAAAAAAATTTAAATGATAATATATTATCTTATGTAGAATTATTTCCTAAATCTTTTTATGATTCAAAATAA